A part of Cannabis sativa cultivar Pink pepper isolate KNU-18-1 chromosome 6, ASM2916894v1, whole genome shotgun sequence genomic DNA contains:
- the LOC115694952 gene encoding uncharacterized protein LOC115694952, whose product MLRVDGNDRVKCASYMLRKDACIWWEVVEQTKDVNTMSWDDFKRVFNEKYYNTAVLAANVDEFTGLAQGSLTVTEYAQKFDRLAKFAPELVPTDRVRAHRFVEGLKPMIARDVEIVSRGQLSYAQVVEMALTAEQSENKIWKENAARRESKKGAANSNDHKKRGQDQPGQSSQDKRYKTDNDHRSNGNNGRNVPECPKCTKHHLGECRANACYKCGKEGHIKRNCPLWGQTENKEDSKEDDKYVPARVFAIKEAGQSDDKC is encoded by the coding sequence ATGCTAAGGGTCGATGGGAATGACCGAGTGAAGTGTGCATCATACATGTTGAGGAAAGATGCTTGTATCTGgtgggaggtggtggaacaaacaAAGGATGTAAATACCATGAGCTGGGATGATTTCAAAAGGGTCTTTAATGAGAAATATTATAACACAGCAGTGTTAGCAGCAAATGTTGATGAATTTACTGGATTAGCCCAAGGGAGCCTTACTGTTacagagtatgcacaaaaatttgaTAGACTGGCAAAATTTGCTCCAGAATTGGTACCTACTGATAGAGTGCGAGCACATCGATTTGTGGAAGGCCTGAAGCCAATGATTGCTCGGGATGTAGAGATTGTGTCTAGGGGTCAATTAAGTTATGCTCAAGTTGTCGAAATGGCTCTTACGGCTGAGCAAAGtgaaaacaaaatttggaaggaaaatgctgCTAGGAGGGAATCTAAGAAAGGTGCAGCCAATTCTAATGACCACAAGAAAAGGGGACAAGATCAGCCCGGACAATCAAGTCAAGACAAGAGGTACAAAACTGATAACGACCACCGATCCAATGGAAACAATGGACGCAATGTTCCAGAATGTCCTAAATGTACTAAACATCATCTCGGAGAGTGTAGGGCAAATGCATGTTACAAATGCGGAAAAGAAGGTCATATTAAACGTAATTGTCCATTGTGGGGACAAACTGAGAACAAGGAAGATTCAAAGGAAGACGATAAATACGTTCCAGCGAGGGTCTTCGCTATAAAAGAAGCAGGACAGAGTGATGACAAGTGCTGA